In Micropterus dolomieu isolate WLL.071019.BEF.003 ecotype Adirondacks linkage group LG09, ASM2129224v1, whole genome shotgun sequence, the DNA window aatggaaattctgaagtgaagtacaagtacctcagatTTATTCTTAAGTACAATACTTGAGGAAATGTACTTATTCCACCTCTGCATTTACCTGCATTGACTTTTATGCCTACCTAATAAACATTGAGAGTTACAGTAGAAGTTCCAACTCTTAAATTTACAGACAAGGTCCAGTGTGGTCAGCAGCAAATAGATATTAATCATCCTGCACGTGAGTTATGACTAAACTTTCACTTTATATGTAGAGGTGTTCTCTGTACTCACTGAGCCTGGTTTGCCAGGTCCTGGTTGCGGAGGATCTCGGTCAGCTCCACAGTCATTTTGTTCTTCATCTCCTCAAAATATTGACCGAGCCTTTCAAGATCGGCAGCATCTTGTGCAAAGCTTCCTGTGGGTTCCCAAAGGTCCAAGGGGATGGGGAAAGAGTCAGTAAGTTGTTTTTTACAGCTGTGTGACAAACCAAAATACTTTTACACTCTCAAATTCGGAGAACTTCAAGCAACTGTGTGAAGGTCATACCTTGTGCCAGAGCAAGCACGACGACGGCTGCGATGAGGGAGAATTTCATGGCTGCTGAGTGGAGAAGacctacaaaaacaaacattttcttattattcTGTACGTTAATATAGTCTATGTTCCTCCCTTCATTTTTGCTCTATTGCTGTGTAATCATTCACATGTGACTACATGTGACAGTTTTTTGCCATCATCCTTGAGTTCATCTTTAATTTTTGGGAACAGTGTTTTCAAACTTCCCTggcaattaaaattttttaaaacccAAATACCAAACATTGGCTCTATCCACGAGGCAGTGTTTCataaaatgtttcataaaaCTGTTTTTCAGAACTTGATTTCAGGAAGGCCTCCTGCTGCTCAATCAGATGACTCACCGATAAAAGTTCTTCTAGGAATCGCAGCCTGGCTTTTTGTCATGagggaataaaataaatattttttagtcTCTATGTGTTTGTCCAAGCCCCACGCACTAACTTGTAAACTGTATCAGGCTTATCAGCGACATCGAGTCAACAGCTACGATAAAAACCTTGTAAGTCAACCTTGAGTTTGAAAGAATTTGGCACAGATACGTATTCTCAAGGTCAGGAATGATCCTCTGTGTTCAAACATAGATGCTGTTTTTTCATAGCTTTCATTCAAAAGTAGAAAAACTCACATGATTTTCAAACTGCTACACCccaaagattgtttaaaaactTTTGCATGacatattgttgttgttttttcataatGTACTAACCCCTTTTTATTAAaggcttttcatttttaaacatccACTTGCCtggtattgtatttttttttataccacacacaaaatgtaaaagagGGCAGTCttccttaaaaataaaaaaataaaaataaactaatcaCTTCAGTTGTGTTTAAAATTAGACTCTTCTGGATAACACTATGCTGCTATGAATTCAGTAAACACATCAGTTCGTCACTTTCTCTTTTGGGTTATTCATGAATTCTTTtgaaagttttttaaaaacaaagaagaaagaggaaattGGCTTGTCAAAGGTAATCCATCACAGTGGTATGGATCACATGTAATTCATTACTAGAGTCACAGTTAAGTTCACATATCAGTTGTACGTTAACATCGCAAAAGCCAATACTGCATTACCACAAAattttaagaaatgtaaaagGTCTTCAACATGCAGTGGCATGTGAAGTGTAAAGTACTGCAGATGTCTTCGCAACAATGTGTTACATGATAAATACCACTGTTAAATTTGATTTTGCCATTTTTAAGCCTAGAATGTTTAACTCTGagtgtataaaaatatatcatcttttttgtctttctacatgttttgagctttgtgtgttttccctttACAACCTCTCTGTTGCATTTGGTGACAGTGCTCATAAACCATGAATAAAgacattaaattatattaataatatcaaAATAGATTGAACGGGATTATACCATTACTTTACATGAAAGTTTAACATtgaatatgttaaatatatagtatatataaatataattaactACATAATTCAGAAACCTCAACACCTTCAGGAGCAAATCCTACACATAGCTggctatttttctttaaatgtgtttaaatgatTCATCAGTTCTCTCATTAATTCTCAAAGTGATTAAATGGcaaattttacattaaaatttgtcatttaaaatgtgtctcgGTGTATGAAAAGCAGTTTAATCCCATAAGGAATGAGATGAACAGAGTTTAAACTCACCTGTACCGCAGGAGAATCTGGATTGGATGGTGCCTTCCTGTAGGACACTCACACTTCTTATAGTCCCGCATGGCAATGCAACCCTGTC includes these proteins:
- the LOC123976163 gene encoding type-4 ice-structuring protein LS-12-like isoform X1, which gives rise to MYTHVGESAEGLLNFEPRRDRVALPCGTIRSVSVLQEGTIQSRFSCGTGLLHSAAMKFSLIAAVVVLALAQGSFAQDAADLERLGQYFEEMKNKMTVELTEILRNQDLANQAQTFMADKKTQLEPLAAQIQEQLRTVATSVEEQVKPLAANVQAQIQPMVDNFQKQVEAIFQRLTEQVRAVGN
- the LOC123976163 gene encoding type-4 ice-structuring protein LS-12-like isoform X2; its protein translation is MTKSQAAIPRRTFIGLLHSAAMKFSLIAAVVVLALAQGSFAQDAADLERLGQYFEEMKNKMTVELTEILRNQDLANQAQTFMADKKTQLEPLAAQIQEQLRTVATSVEEQVKPLAANVQAQIQPMVDNFQKQVEAIFQRLTEQVRAVGN